Sequence from the Candidatus Methylomirabilota bacterium genome:
GAGGAAGCTGCCGGAGATGTTGAGACGCCGAGCGGCGGCGACGCGCGCGATTACCCGACAACTTGATAAGGCCGGCATTGAGTACTGCTCGACCAGCCATATGGATATGGCCAGTAATTACAAGCTGATCGTTCTGCTGCCTGATGGTCAGACATTGGAGTCAGTGAAGAAGGCTCTGGCAGCAGAAGGGGTGACCTTGGGCGGAGGAGTCTATGAACTCCCATGCCATCGGCAGCCGGTGTTTGAAGGCATCTGCGCAGGACAATCGTACCCGACTGCGGAGCGGTGGTGTCCGAATCATATCTGTCCTCCATTGACTTCCGGGATGACAGAAGATGAAGCCGGCTTTGTAGGGGAAATGTTGGTGAAGCACTTGGCTTGATAGGTTCAATCATGAAGGCTGAGGATCGCATCTGGGATTTTGTTGTGGTCGGCGCGGGCATCGCGGGGCTAGCTATTGCCGAGTTGTTCTCCCGCTCCAAACTAAGGGTGGCACTGCTGGAGAAGAACCCCAAGATATGTCAGGAAGCCAGCGGTGCCCACCATAGCTGGTTTCACTTCGGCAGTCTCTATTCCATCTTCACCAACAATCAGTTCATGCGCACGCTTTTGGGCGGGATCGATGATCTGCTCGCCTACTATTCGCAGTTCCCAACCATGAACATCAGGGTAAGCGCTGACGGGAAATTGGAGTTTCCGCAAGGGCCTGCTATGTGGATATGCGATGAGCCGATTGAATACATCGTCAGCGCACGAAACGATCCTGATTTCAATTTGCGAAAATTCGATGGAGCTAAGGACTATTTGAAAAAGCTTTTCTTTCTCGCCACCTGGGAATTTGCAATCAAGCAGTTCATTAGCCGGCATCAGCGATTCCATAAGTACGACTGGCGTTCAGGGCAAGCCTCCCAGTGGGTGCCTCAGGCGGGCTGGCTCGATTATTCCAGGGAAGTGATCTCCAAGCCAACGAACACAAATATACTTCTGGATGTGGATACTCATTTCCGCATCAGTGGATTTGACAGACCAATGAACGCGACCGCGATTATCAGTGATTTGCTGCGGAGCTTCTTTGCAACGGGAGGATCGCTGTTTGTACAACAGACTGTTGTCAACTTTGAATCCACTAAGGGTAATTATACAAAGGTAGTAACGGATAAGGGAGA
This genomic interval carries:
- a CDS encoding FAD-binding oxidoreductase, producing MKAEDRIWDFVVVGAGIAGLAIAELFSRSKLRVALLEKNPKICQEASGAHHSWFHFGSLYSIFTNNQFMRTLLGGIDDLLAYYSQFPTMNIRVSADGKLEFPQGPAMWICDEPIEYIVSARNDPDFNLRKFDGAKDYLKKLFFLATWEFAIKQFISRHQRFHKYDWRSGQASQWVPQAGWLDYSREVISKPTNTNILLDVDTHFRISGFDRPMNATAIISDLLRSFFATGGSLFVQQTVVNFESTKGNYTKVVTDKGEFRARKVILAAGKWLEQFVGKSLKLKVVASPLLVVHPPVCRSHFVRLTPFVDKSVNHLLHAVNGLNYSLIGGGYFADPNDPEAVKRVERELVLTAERVFPHIADSQIKQTYIGYKTEVTANRGERNYQYFIRGIDENISVVTPAKFSLAFSLAVNAYKRLVGGEPCIHVKYGGNIDVSEYVGMMRHAEIVANAIQAKKDALLVSVLD